A genomic window from Hippocampus zosterae strain Florida chromosome 13, ASM2543408v3, whole genome shotgun sequence includes:
- the knop1 gene encoding lysine-rich nucleolar protein 1 isoform X37, with translation MNEMCKTNSDEVLFISETIAPSVQMTVVIDQAKRLALQRDIDLESLPKQLSKLSTALVQRPEEKMKMKIENLTHENVEKKIKKCKKEPTSPTKINDPAVADRTAQRIEKKKKKVKKEDSVVEVQESFEVGEEEKEKKKKMVNGCDIINGNGKETKLTDCQEGPEKTSHEKKSKNKTHINEEIVTPVDENIAKEAKKEKNEVHDTNGYHVTDDSLVVKKKMNKKREKEKSECKKKKRKDSETQTKHETVWQQEEADNVLKTTKKQQNKTPHTIAEDNLKHKKKRKKITAEQDETTAKKKKKTAEPKLAGSQVATETPEEVCEPKPKRKKKKNASPDNDKSEDSNKEAAREEKAAKSDAGVEEGETKRKKKGEKAKKRKSSELDTRDETASTKKKKRKVEEPKQEETVDREPSKKRKRKSSVEVGNHLEEVYPDSSMKEKKKEKKKKEEKKKKKKGMKEELDNHVDVPHGDVVFLSEKSGNTDELNINQERRQALQMEVDKASYPQKVAQPSGFGQWSTAQFESSQQQQKFLRLMGGFKKDSQPAAAESPRTANMALGKNGQERLQQGLVEEFERAHSRRVDFNSRGVGLGFCESTKKKFFIDKNLRRSVRFDD, from the exons atgaatgaaatgtgcaaA acgaaTTCCGATGAAGTGCTCTTTATTTCTGAAACGATTGCACCTTCAGTCCAGATGACTGTTGTCATTGATCAG GCGAAGCGGCTTGCTCTACAACGGGACATTGATCTGGAATCTCTCCCAAAGCAGCTCTCAAAG CTCTCCACGGCTCTTGTGCAAAGACCTGAGGagaagatgaaaatgaaaattgagAATCTGACACATGAGAATGTTGAGAAGAAAATCAAGAAATGCAAGAAAGAACCAACCTCACCGACAAAAATTAACGACCCCGCAGTTGCTGACAGGACAGCACAGCGtatagaaaagaaaaagaagaaagtaaaaaaagagGACTCGGTTGTTGAAGTCCAGGAGTCTTTCGAAGTAggtgaggaggagaaagagaaaaagaagaaaatggtgaATGGTTGTGATATAATCAATGGAAATGGCAAAGAAACAAAGCTAACTGACTGTCAAGAAGGACCTGAGAAAACAAGTCATGagaaaaaatcaaagaataaaACTCATATTAACGAGGAAATTGTTACTCCAGTCGATGAGAACATAGCAAAGGaagccaagaaagaaaaaaatgag GTTCATGATACTAATGGTTATCACGTGACTGATGACAGTCTAGTCGTCAAAAAGAAGATGAATAAGAaacgagaaaaagaaaaaagtgagtgtaaaaagaaaaagcggAAAGATAgcgaaacacaaacaaaacatgaaactgTTTGGCAGCAGGAAGAAGCAGACAACGTACTAAAGACAACcaagaaacaacaaaataagacgCCACATACGATTGCAGAGGACAATCTTAAACACAAGAAAAAGCGGAAAAAGATCACAGCGGAACAGGATGAAACAACtgcaaaaaagaagaagaaaaccgcTGAACCGAAATTAGCGGGGAGTCAAGTGGCCACAGAAACACCTGAAGAGGTTTGTGAGCCGAAgccgaagaggaaaaaaaagaagaatgcttcaCCGGACAATGACAAATCTGAGGATTCCAATAAAGAAGCAGCACGGGAAGAAAAAGCCGCAAAGAGTGACGCGGGCGTCGAGGAGGGTGAGACTAaacgaaagaagaaaggagaaaaggcCAAAAAGAGAAAGTCTTCTGAGCTCGACACACGAGACGAGACTGCAtcgacaaagaagaagaaacgaaAAGTAGAAGAGCCGAAACAGGAGGAAACAGTAGACCGGGAaccgagcaaaaaaagaaaaaggaagagtTCTGTTGAGGTAGGGAATCACCTGGAGGAAGTGTATCCTGACTCCAGcatgaaagagaagaagaaagagaagaagaagaaggaggagaagaagaagaagaagaagggaatGAAAGAAGAGTTGGACAATCACGTG GATGTTCCCCACGGGGATGTGGTCTTCTTGTCAGAGAAGAGCGGAAACACTGACGAGCTGAACATCAACCAG GAAAGGCGACAGGCTTTACAGATGGAAGTCGATAAGGCCTCTTACCCTCAAAAGGTGGCACAACCTTCA gggTTTGGTCAGTGGAGCACCGCACAGTTTGAAAGctctcagcagcagcagaagttCCTCAGGTTGATGGGCGGCTTCAAGAAGGACTCGCAGCCAGCTGCGGCTGAAAGCCCGAGAACGGCAAATATGGCACTGGGCAAGAACGGACAAGAGCGTCTGCAGCAAGGACTCGTTGAAGAGTTTGAGCGGGCACACTCGCGCCGAGTAGACTTCAACAGCAGAGGTGTGGGACTTGGGTTTTGTGAATCGACCAAAAAGAAATTCTTTATCGACAAGAATCTACGTCGATCTGTCCGCTTTGATGACTGA
- the knop1 gene encoding lysine-rich nucleolar protein 1 isoform X16 — MNEMCKTNSDEVLFISETIAPSVQMTVVIDQAKRLALQRDIDLESLPKQLSKLSTALVQRPEEKMKMKIENLTHENVEKKIKKCKKEPTSPTKINDPAVADRTAQRIEKKKKKVKKEDSVVEVQESFEVGEEEKEKKKKMVNGCDIINGNGKETKLTDCQEGPEKTSHEKKSKNKTHINEEIVTPVDENIAKEAKKEKNEVHDKKVAKKAKKEKNEVHDKKAAKKEQNEVHDKKAAKKEQNEVHDKKAAKKAEKEQNEVHDTNGYHVTDDSLVVKKKMNKKREKEKSECKKKKRKDSETQTKHETVWQQEEADNVLKTTKKQQNKTPHTIAEDNLKHKKKRKKITAEQDETTAKKKKKTAEPKLAGSQVATETPEEVCEPKPKRKKKKNASPDNDKSEDSNKEAAREEKAAKSDAGVEEGETKRKKKGEKAKKRKSSELDTRDETASTKKKKRKVEEPKQEETVDREPSKKRKRKSSVEVGNHLEEVYPDSSMKEKKKEKKKKEEKKKKKKGMKEELDNHVDVPHGDVVFLSEKSGNTDELNINQERRQALQMEVDKASYPQKVAQPSGFGQWSTAQFESSQQQQKFLRLMGGFKKDSQPAAAESPRTANMALGKNGQERLQQGLVEEFERAHSRRVDFNSRGVGLGFCESTKKKFFIDKNLRRSVRFDD; from the exons atgaatgaaatgtgcaaA acgaaTTCCGATGAAGTGCTCTTTATTTCTGAAACGATTGCACCTTCAGTCCAGATGACTGTTGTCATTGATCAG GCGAAGCGGCTTGCTCTACAACGGGACATTGATCTGGAATCTCTCCCAAAGCAGCTCTCAAAG CTCTCCACGGCTCTTGTGCAAAGACCTGAGGagaagatgaaaatgaaaattgagAATCTGACACATGAGAATGTTGAGAAGAAAATCAAGAAATGCAAGAAAGAACCAACCTCACCGACAAAAATTAACGACCCCGCAGTTGCTGACAGGACAGCACAGCGtatagaaaagaaaaagaagaaagtaaaaaaagagGACTCGGTTGTTGAAGTCCAGGAGTCTTTCGAAGTAggtgaggaggagaaagagaaaaagaagaaaatggtgaATGGTTGTGATATAATCAATGGAAATGGCAAAGAAACAAAGCTAACTGACTGTCAAGAAGGACCTGAGAAAACAAGTCATGagaaaaaatcaaagaataaaACTCATATTAACGAGGAAATTGTTACTCCAGTCGATGAGAACATAGCAAAGGaagccaagaaagaaaaaaatgaggttCATGACAAGAAGGTGGCAAAGAaagccaagaaagaaaaaaatgaggttCATGACAAGAAGGCGGCCAAGAAAGAACAAAATGAGGTTCATGACAAGAAGGCGGCCAAGAAAGAACAAAATGAG GTTCATGACAAGAAGGCGGCAAAGAAAGCCGAGAAAGAACAAAATGAG GTTCATGATACTAATGGTTATCACGTGACTGATGACAGTCTAGTCGTCAAAAAGAAGATGAATAAGAaacgagaaaaagaaaaaagtgagtgtaaaaagaaaaagcggAAAGATAgcgaaacacaaacaaaacatgaaactgTTTGGCAGCAGGAAGAAGCAGACAACGTACTAAAGACAACcaagaaacaacaaaataagacgCCACATACGATTGCAGAGGACAATCTTAAACACAAGAAAAAGCGGAAAAAGATCACAGCGGAACAGGATGAAACAACtgcaaaaaagaagaagaaaaccgcTGAACCGAAATTAGCGGGGAGTCAAGTGGCCACAGAAACACCTGAAGAGGTTTGTGAGCCGAAgccgaagaggaaaaaaaagaagaatgcttcaCCGGACAATGACAAATCTGAGGATTCCAATAAAGAAGCAGCACGGGAAGAAAAAGCCGCAAAGAGTGACGCGGGCGTCGAGGAGGGTGAGACTAaacgaaagaagaaaggagaaaaggcCAAAAAGAGAAAGTCTTCTGAGCTCGACACACGAGACGAGACTGCAtcgacaaagaagaagaaacgaaAAGTAGAAGAGCCGAAACAGGAGGAAACAGTAGACCGGGAaccgagcaaaaaaagaaaaaggaagagtTCTGTTGAGGTAGGGAATCACCTGGAGGAAGTGTATCCTGACTCCAGcatgaaagagaagaagaaagagaagaagaagaaggaggagaagaagaagaagaagaagggaatGAAAGAAGAGTTGGACAATCACGTG GATGTTCCCCACGGGGATGTGGTCTTCTTGTCAGAGAAGAGCGGAAACACTGACGAGCTGAACATCAACCAG GAAAGGCGACAGGCTTTACAGATGGAAGTCGATAAGGCCTCTTACCCTCAAAAGGTGGCACAACCTTCA gggTTTGGTCAGTGGAGCACCGCACAGTTTGAAAGctctcagcagcagcagaagttCCTCAGGTTGATGGGCGGCTTCAAGAAGGACTCGCAGCCAGCTGCGGCTGAAAGCCCGAGAACGGCAAATATGGCACTGGGCAAGAACGGACAAGAGCGTCTGCAGCAAGGACTCGTTGAAGAGTTTGAGCGGGCACACTCGCGCCGAGTAGACTTCAACAGCAGAGGTGTGGGACTTGGGTTTTGTGAATCGACCAAAAAGAAATTCTTTATCGACAAGAATCTACGTCGATCTGTCCGCTTTGATGACTGA
- the knop1 gene encoding lysine-rich nucleolar protein 1 isoform X13 — translation MNEMCKTNSDEVLFISETIAPSVQMTVVIDQAKRLALQRDIDLESLPKQLSKLSTALVQRPEEKMKMKIENLTHENVEKKIKKCKKEPTSPTKINDPAVADRTAQRIEKKKKKVKKEDSVVEVQESFEVGEEEKEKKKKMVNGCDIINGNGKETKLTDCQEGPEKTSHEKKSKNKTHINEEIVTPVDENIAKEAKKEKNEVHDKKVAKKAKKEKNEVHDKKAAKKEQNEVHDKKVAKKAKKEQNEVHDKKVAKKAKKEQNQVHDTNGYHVTDDSLVVKKKMNKKREKEKSECKKKKRKDSETQTKHETVWQQEEADNVLKTTKKQQNKTPHTIAEDNLKHKKKRKKITAEQDETTAKKKKKTAEPKLAGSQVATETPEEVCEPKPKRKKKKNASPDNDKSEDSNKEAAREEKAAKSDAGVEEGETKRKKKGEKAKKRKSSELDTRDETASTKKKKRKVEEPKQEETVDREPSKKRKRKSSVEVGNHLEEVYPDSSMKEKKKEKKKKEEKKKKKKGMKEELDNHVDVPHGDVVFLSEKSGNTDELNINQERRQALQMEVDKASYPQKVAQPSGFGQWSTAQFESSQQQQKFLRLMGGFKKDSQPAAAESPRTANMALGKNGQERLQQGLVEEFERAHSRRVDFNSRGVGLGFCESTKKKFFIDKNLRRSVRFDD, via the exons atgaatgaaatgtgcaaA acgaaTTCCGATGAAGTGCTCTTTATTTCTGAAACGATTGCACCTTCAGTCCAGATGACTGTTGTCATTGATCAG GCGAAGCGGCTTGCTCTACAACGGGACATTGATCTGGAATCTCTCCCAAAGCAGCTCTCAAAG CTCTCCACGGCTCTTGTGCAAAGACCTGAGGagaagatgaaaatgaaaattgagAATCTGACACATGAGAATGTTGAGAAGAAAATCAAGAAATGCAAGAAAGAACCAACCTCACCGACAAAAATTAACGACCCCGCAGTTGCTGACAGGACAGCACAGCGtatagaaaagaaaaagaagaaagtaaaaaaagagGACTCGGTTGTTGAAGTCCAGGAGTCTTTCGAAGTAggtgaggaggagaaagagaaaaagaagaaaatggtgaATGGTTGTGATATAATCAATGGAAATGGCAAAGAAACAAAGCTAACTGACTGTCAAGAAGGACCTGAGAAAACAAGTCATGagaaaaaatcaaagaataaaACTCATATTAACGAGGAAATTGTTACTCCAGTCGATGAGAACATAGCAAAGGaagccaagaaagaaaaaaatgaggttCATGACAAGAAGGTGGCAAAGAaagccaagaaagaaaaaaatgag GTTCATGACAAGAAGGCGGCCAAGAAAGAACAAAATGAGGTTCATGACAAGAAGGTGGCAAAGAAAGCCAAGAAAGAACAAAATGAG GTTCATGACAAGAAGGTGGCAAAGAAAGCCAAGAAAGAACAAAATCAGGTTCATGATACTAATGGTTATCACGTGACTGATGACAGTCTAGTCGTCAAAAAGAAGATGAATAAGAaacgagaaaaagaaaaaagtgagtgtaaaaagaaaaagcggAAAGATAgcgaaacacaaacaaaacatgaaactgTTTGGCAGCAGGAAGAAGCAGACAACGTACTAAAGACAACcaagaaacaacaaaataagacgCCACATACGATTGCAGAGGACAATCTTAAACACAAGAAAAAGCGGAAAAAGATCACAGCGGAACAGGATGAAACAACtgcaaaaaagaagaagaaaaccgcTGAACCGAAATTAGCGGGGAGTCAAGTGGCCACAGAAACACCTGAAGAGGTTTGTGAGCCGAAgccgaagaggaaaaaaaagaagaatgcttcaCCGGACAATGACAAATCTGAGGATTCCAATAAAGAAGCAGCACGGGAAGAAAAAGCCGCAAAGAGTGACGCGGGCGTCGAGGAGGGTGAGACTAaacgaaagaagaaaggagaaaaggcCAAAAAGAGAAAGTCTTCTGAGCTCGACACACGAGACGAGACTGCAtcgacaaagaagaagaaacgaaAAGTAGAAGAGCCGAAACAGGAGGAAACAGTAGACCGGGAaccgagcaaaaaaagaaaaaggaagagtTCTGTTGAGGTAGGGAATCACCTGGAGGAAGTGTATCCTGACTCCAGcatgaaagagaagaagaaagagaagaagaagaaggaggagaagaagaagaagaagaagggaatGAAAGAAGAGTTGGACAATCACGTG GATGTTCCCCACGGGGATGTGGTCTTCTTGTCAGAGAAGAGCGGAAACACTGACGAGCTGAACATCAACCAG GAAAGGCGACAGGCTTTACAGATGGAAGTCGATAAGGCCTCTTACCCTCAAAAGGTGGCACAACCTTCA gggTTTGGTCAGTGGAGCACCGCACAGTTTGAAAGctctcagcagcagcagaagttCCTCAGGTTGATGGGCGGCTTCAAGAAGGACTCGCAGCCAGCTGCGGCTGAAAGCCCGAGAACGGCAAATATGGCACTGGGCAAGAACGGACAAGAGCGTCTGCAGCAAGGACTCGTTGAAGAGTTTGAGCGGGCACACTCGCGCCGAGTAGACTTCAACAGCAGAGGTGTGGGACTTGGGTTTTGTGAATCGACCAAAAAGAAATTCTTTATCGACAAGAATCTACGTCGATCTGTCCGCTTTGATGACTGA
- the knop1 gene encoding lysine-rich nucleolar protein 1 isoform X22: MNEMCKTNSDEVLFISETIAPSVQMTVVIDQAKRLALQRDIDLESLPKQLSKLSTALVQRPEEKMKMKIENLTHENVEKKIKKCKKEPTSPTKINDPAVADRTAQRIEKKKKKVKKEDSVVEVQESFEVGEEEKEKKKKMVNGCDIINGNGKETKLTDCQEGPEKTSHEKKSKNKTHINEEIVTPVDENIAKEAKKEKNEVHDKKAAKKEQNEVHDKKVAKKAKKEQNEVHDKKVAKKAKKEQNQVHDTNGYHVTDDSLVVKKKMNKKREKEKSECKKKKRKDSETQTKHETVWQQEEADNVLKTTKKQQNKTPHTIAEDNLKHKKKRKKITAEQDETTAKKKKKTAEPKLAGSQVATETPEEVCEPKPKRKKKKNASPDNDKSEDSNKEAAREEKAAKSDAGVEEGETKRKKKGEKAKKRKSSELDTRDETASTKKKKRKVEEPKQEETVDREPSKKRKRKSSVEVGNHLEEVYPDSSMKEKKKEKKKKEEKKKKKKGMKEELDNHVDVPHGDVVFLSEKSGNTDELNINQERRQALQMEVDKASYPQKVAQPSGFGQWSTAQFESSQQQQKFLRLMGGFKKDSQPAAAESPRTANMALGKNGQERLQQGLVEEFERAHSRRVDFNSRGVGLGFCESTKKKFFIDKNLRRSVRFDD; encoded by the exons atgaatgaaatgtgcaaA acgaaTTCCGATGAAGTGCTCTTTATTTCTGAAACGATTGCACCTTCAGTCCAGATGACTGTTGTCATTGATCAG GCGAAGCGGCTTGCTCTACAACGGGACATTGATCTGGAATCTCTCCCAAAGCAGCTCTCAAAG CTCTCCACGGCTCTTGTGCAAAGACCTGAGGagaagatgaaaatgaaaattgagAATCTGACACATGAGAATGTTGAGAAGAAAATCAAGAAATGCAAGAAAGAACCAACCTCACCGACAAAAATTAACGACCCCGCAGTTGCTGACAGGACAGCACAGCGtatagaaaagaaaaagaagaaagtaaaaaaagagGACTCGGTTGTTGAAGTCCAGGAGTCTTTCGAAGTAggtgaggaggagaaagagaaaaagaagaaaatggtgaATGGTTGTGATATAATCAATGGAAATGGCAAAGAAACAAAGCTAACTGACTGTCAAGAAGGACCTGAGAAAACAAGTCATGagaaaaaatcaaagaataaaACTCATATTAACGAGGAAATTGTTACTCCAGTCGATGAGAACATAGCAAAGGaagccaagaaagaaaaaaatgag GTTCATGACAAGAAGGCGGCCAAGAAAGAACAAAATGAGGTTCATGACAAGAAGGTGGCAAAGAAAGCCAAGAAAGAACAAAATGAG GTTCATGACAAGAAGGTGGCAAAGAAAGCCAAGAAAGAACAAAATCAGGTTCATGATACTAATGGTTATCACGTGACTGATGACAGTCTAGTCGTCAAAAAGAAGATGAATAAGAaacgagaaaaagaaaaaagtgagtgtaaaaagaaaaagcggAAAGATAgcgaaacacaaacaaaacatgaaactgTTTGGCAGCAGGAAGAAGCAGACAACGTACTAAAGACAACcaagaaacaacaaaataagacgCCACATACGATTGCAGAGGACAATCTTAAACACAAGAAAAAGCGGAAAAAGATCACAGCGGAACAGGATGAAACAACtgcaaaaaagaagaagaaaaccgcTGAACCGAAATTAGCGGGGAGTCAAGTGGCCACAGAAACACCTGAAGAGGTTTGTGAGCCGAAgccgaagaggaaaaaaaagaagaatgcttcaCCGGACAATGACAAATCTGAGGATTCCAATAAAGAAGCAGCACGGGAAGAAAAAGCCGCAAAGAGTGACGCGGGCGTCGAGGAGGGTGAGACTAaacgaaagaagaaaggagaaaaggcCAAAAAGAGAAAGTCTTCTGAGCTCGACACACGAGACGAGACTGCAtcgacaaagaagaagaaacgaaAAGTAGAAGAGCCGAAACAGGAGGAAACAGTAGACCGGGAaccgagcaaaaaaagaaaaaggaagagtTCTGTTGAGGTAGGGAATCACCTGGAGGAAGTGTATCCTGACTCCAGcatgaaagagaagaagaaagagaagaagaagaaggaggagaagaagaagaagaagaagggaatGAAAGAAGAGTTGGACAATCACGTG GATGTTCCCCACGGGGATGTGGTCTTCTTGTCAGAGAAGAGCGGAAACACTGACGAGCTGAACATCAACCAG GAAAGGCGACAGGCTTTACAGATGGAAGTCGATAAGGCCTCTTACCCTCAAAAGGTGGCACAACCTTCA gggTTTGGTCAGTGGAGCACCGCACAGTTTGAAAGctctcagcagcagcagaagttCCTCAGGTTGATGGGCGGCTTCAAGAAGGACTCGCAGCCAGCTGCGGCTGAAAGCCCGAGAACGGCAAATATGGCACTGGGCAAGAACGGACAAGAGCGTCTGCAGCAAGGACTCGTTGAAGAGTTTGAGCGGGCACACTCGCGCCGAGTAGACTTCAACAGCAGAGGTGTGGGACTTGGGTTTTGTGAATCGACCAAAAAGAAATTCTTTATCGACAAGAATCTACGTCGATCTGTCCGCTTTGATGACTGA
- the knop1 gene encoding lysine-rich nucleolar protein 1 isoform X18 has translation MNEMCKTNSDEVLFISETIAPSVQMTVVIDQAKRLALQRDIDLESLPKQLSKLSTALVQRPEEKMKMKIENLTHENVEKKIKKCKKEPTSPTKINDPAVADRTAQRIEKKKKKVKKEDSVVEVQESFEVGEEEKEKKKKMVNGCDIINGNGKETKLTDCQEGPEKTSHEKKSKNKTHINEEIVTPVDENIAKEAKKEKNEVHDKKVAKKAKKEKNEVHDKKAAKKAEKEQNEVHDKKVAKKAKKEQNQVHDTNGYHVTDDSLVVKKKMNKKREKEKSECKKKKRKDSETQTKHETVWQQEEADNVLKTTKKQQNKTPHTIAEDNLKHKKKRKKITAEQDETTAKKKKKTAEPKLAGSQVATETPEEVCEPKPKRKKKKNASPDNDKSEDSNKEAAREEKAAKSDAGVEEGETKRKKKGEKAKKRKSSELDTRDETASTKKKKRKVEEPKQEETVDREPSKKRKRKSSVEVGNHLEEVYPDSSMKEKKKEKKKKEEKKKKKKGMKEELDNHVDVPHGDVVFLSEKSGNTDELNINQERRQALQMEVDKASYPQKVAQPSGFGQWSTAQFESSQQQQKFLRLMGGFKKDSQPAAAESPRTANMALGKNGQERLQQGLVEEFERAHSRRVDFNSRGVGLGFCESTKKKFFIDKNLRRSVRFDD, from the exons atgaatgaaatgtgcaaA acgaaTTCCGATGAAGTGCTCTTTATTTCTGAAACGATTGCACCTTCAGTCCAGATGACTGTTGTCATTGATCAG GCGAAGCGGCTTGCTCTACAACGGGACATTGATCTGGAATCTCTCCCAAAGCAGCTCTCAAAG CTCTCCACGGCTCTTGTGCAAAGACCTGAGGagaagatgaaaatgaaaattgagAATCTGACACATGAGAATGTTGAGAAGAAAATCAAGAAATGCAAGAAAGAACCAACCTCACCGACAAAAATTAACGACCCCGCAGTTGCTGACAGGACAGCACAGCGtatagaaaagaaaaagaagaaagtaaaaaaagagGACTCGGTTGTTGAAGTCCAGGAGTCTTTCGAAGTAggtgaggaggagaaagagaaaaagaagaaaatggtgaATGGTTGTGATATAATCAATGGAAATGGCAAAGAAACAAAGCTAACTGACTGTCAAGAAGGACCTGAGAAAACAAGTCATGagaaaaaatcaaagaataaaACTCATATTAACGAGGAAATTGTTACTCCAGTCGATGAGAACATAGCAAAGGaagccaagaaagaaaaaaatgaggttCATGACAAGAAGGTGGCAAAGAaagccaagaaagaaaaaaatgag GTTCATGACAAGAAGGCGGCAAAGAAAGCCGAGAAAGAACAAAATGAGGTTCATGACAAGAAGGTGGCAAAGAAAGCCAAGAAAGAACAAAATCAGGTTCATGATACTAATGGTTATCACGTGACTGATGACAGTCTAGTCGTCAAAAAGAAGATGAATAAGAaacgagaaaaagaaaaaagtgagtgtaaaaagaaaaagcggAAAGATAgcgaaacacaaacaaaacatgaaactgTTTGGCAGCAGGAAGAAGCAGACAACGTACTAAAGACAACcaagaaacaacaaaataagacgCCACATACGATTGCAGAGGACAATCTTAAACACAAGAAAAAGCGGAAAAAGATCACAGCGGAACAGGATGAAACAACtgcaaaaaagaagaagaaaaccgcTGAACCGAAATTAGCGGGGAGTCAAGTGGCCACAGAAACACCTGAAGAGGTTTGTGAGCCGAAgccgaagaggaaaaaaaagaagaatgcttcaCCGGACAATGACAAATCTGAGGATTCCAATAAAGAAGCAGCACGGGAAGAAAAAGCCGCAAAGAGTGACGCGGGCGTCGAGGAGGGTGAGACTAaacgaaagaagaaaggagaaaaggcCAAAAAGAGAAAGTCTTCTGAGCTCGACACACGAGACGAGACTGCAtcgacaaagaagaagaaacgaaAAGTAGAAGAGCCGAAACAGGAGGAAACAGTAGACCGGGAaccgagcaaaaaaagaaaaaggaagagtTCTGTTGAGGTAGGGAATCACCTGGAGGAAGTGTATCCTGACTCCAGcatgaaagagaagaagaaagagaagaagaagaaggaggagaagaagaagaagaagaagggaatGAAAGAAGAGTTGGACAATCACGTG GATGTTCCCCACGGGGATGTGGTCTTCTTGTCAGAGAAGAGCGGAAACACTGACGAGCTGAACATCAACCAG GAAAGGCGACAGGCTTTACAGATGGAAGTCGATAAGGCCTCTTACCCTCAAAAGGTGGCACAACCTTCA gggTTTGGTCAGTGGAGCACCGCACAGTTTGAAAGctctcagcagcagcagaagttCCTCAGGTTGATGGGCGGCTTCAAGAAGGACTCGCAGCCAGCTGCGGCTGAAAGCCCGAGAACGGCAAATATGGCACTGGGCAAGAACGGACAAGAGCGTCTGCAGCAAGGACTCGTTGAAGAGTTTGAGCGGGCACACTCGCGCCGAGTAGACTTCAACAGCAGAGGTGTGGGACTTGGGTTTTGTGAATCGACCAAAAAGAAATTCTTTATCGACAAGAATCTACGTCGATCTGTCCGCTTTGATGACTGA